From a single Silene latifolia isolate original U9 population chromosome 6, ASM4854445v1, whole genome shotgun sequence genomic region:
- the LOC141585976 gene encoding F-box protein At5g51380-like, giving the protein MATIEEQPRNLNNPNYPITPIETPKNRRLSLTGLWFKDQQFKNAIFKLQQHQTTSHNVQRADAKTLILGDDLFSLISDENLELILSKVPILQHVLLSLVCKRWYYALGKFRRSICLLDWGFLVSGRFTGRFSSLSEVNLIPASFRSSLSSGIVFSHKVVKINVDAEFVGEGLLGKEGVLGVDLIDNGLEVIGNGCPNLRKLSLVNASEKGLGFVAECCVMLQELELHCCEDMMLRSVSKFKNLQILKLSCSVEGLYDSIVSDIGMTILAQGCRRLVKLELSGCEGSYDGIKAVGQCCQMLEELTFSRHKMDGGWLSALSYCGNLKTLRLQSCESIDACPGPDEHLGSCPTLEELHLERCQVRDKGSARALFLVCESVREISFQDCWGLEDDSFRYAAMCRRVKSISLEGCSLLTTEGLDSVVHNWKELDTLKVVSCNSIKDSHITPELANLFSVLKELKWRPDSRCLLASSLAGTGVGKKGGRFFKRVVNMMDKRK; this is encoded by the exons ATGGCAACAATTGAAGAGCAACCCAGAAACCTAAATAACCCTAATTACCCTATTACCCCTATCGAAACGCCGAAAAATCGGAGGTTAAGCTTAACGGGGCTATGGTTCAAAGACCAACAATTCAAGAACGCAATTTTTAAGTTGCAACAGCATCAAACGACGTCGCATAATGTTCAACGAGCTGATGCAAAAACCCTAATCCTAGGTGATGATTTGTTTTCTTTGATTTCTGATGAGAATCTTGAATTAATATTGTCGAAAGTTCCGATTTTGCAGCAtgtgttactttcattagtttgtAAGAGGTGGTATTATGCTTTAGGGAAGTTTAGGAGGTCAATTTGTTTgttagattgggggtttttagtTTCAGGTAGGTTTACGGGTCGGTTTTCGAGTTTGAGTGAGGTTAATTTGATTCCAGCTAGTTTTAGGAGTAGTTTGAGTTCAGGGATTGTGTTTAGTCACAAGGTTGTGAAGATTAATGTCGATGCGGAGTTTGTTGGTGAAGGCTTGCTTGGTAAGGAGGGGGTATTAGGGGttgatttgattgataatgggCTTGAGGTGATTGGAAATGGGTGCCCTAATTTGAGGAAGTTAAGTTTGGTTAATGCTAGTgagaaagggttagggtttgtgGCCGAGTGTTGCGTTATGTTGCAGGAATTGGAGCTGCATTGTTGTGAGGATATGATGTTGAGGAGTGTTTCGAAGTTTAAAAACTTACAGATATTGAAATTGAGTTGTAGTGTTGAAGGGTTGTATGATTCTATTGTATCGGATATTGGGATGACGATTTTGGCTCAAGGATGTAGGAGGTTAGTTAAGCTTGAGTTAAGTGGGTGTGAGGGGAGTTATGATGGGATAAAGGCTGTTGGGCAATGCTGTCAAATGTTGGAAGAGTTGACCTTTTCTCGGCATAAGATGGATGGTGGATGGTTATCAGCGCTTTCATATTGTGGAAACTTGAAGACTTTGAGGCTTCAGTCTTGTGAGAGTATTGATGCGTGCCCGGGTCCAGATGAGCATTTGGGTTCTTGTCCGACGCTTGAGGAGTTGCACTTGGAACGGTGTCAAGTACGGGATAAAGGCAGTGCTAGGGCTTTGTTCTTGGTGTGTGAATCTGTCAGGGAGATTTCTTTTCAGGATTGTTGGGGATTGGAGGATGATTCGTTCCGCTATGCAGCTATGTGTAG GAGAGTGAAATCGATTTCTCTGGAAGGATGCTCCTTGCTGACAACAGAAGGCTTAGATTCAGTCGTTCATAATTGGAAAGAGCTCGACACGCTTAAAGTTGTATCATGTAACAGTATAAAGGACTCTCATATTACTCCAGAGTTGGCGAATTTGTTTTCTGTACTAAAAGAACTGAAATGGAGGCCAGATTCCAGATGTCTACTGGCATCAAGTCTTGCCGGCACCGGAGTGGGAAAGAAGGGTGGCAGATTTTTCAAGCGG GTTGTCAATATGATGGACAAGAGGAAATGA
- the LOC141585975 gene encoding transcription factor UNE10 → MNQNQCVPNWDLDNGRPSTIQQPPPPAPTIITRSLTSHSHSASLSAGHDTSMQDYEMAELAWENGQLTMHGLGLPRFQSKNNIGGTWSDKTSTHVGGTLESIVNQATHKLPLPLTPIIGLCEYDDDLVPFINPNTIHKTSDPTPVSMAPMDALVPTTSTPGKTATASKAINGCSTRVGSCSVAGISVPGHSDWSVSVSGSDKWRGSKRGPDDTCEQLRSMTNNEMTSTSLGVSLDNTTTRTVTFDDREHDSVCHSKPQKDKVDDEDNQTKKATSSAKRSRAAAVHNQSERKRRDKINQRMKTLQKLVPNANKVDKASMLDEVIDYMKQLQSQIQVFNTMRLPQMMMPLALQQQQLQLSLMASMSMPMGMGMGMGMGMGMNMDQMNMNLNPMGLPNIPGMPTPSVLNPAAYMSLTAPTDMGDRVASQPTNMVPTDPLSMYLASQSHSTTMDAYNRMTAMCQQLQQHQQQQLQQQQQQQQQQSLKHETNNR, encoded by the exons ATGAACCAAAATCAATGTGTTCCTAATTGGGACTTAGATAATGGTCGTCCATCGACAattcaacaaccaccaccaccagcacCGACGATAATTACTAGGTCACTTACCTCTCATTCTCACTCTGCTTCTTTGTCGGCTGGTCATGATACATCTAT GCAAGATTATGAGATGGCGGAACTTGCATGGGAGAATGGACAATTAACAATGCATGGCCTCGGGCTTCCTCGCTTTCAAAGCAAAAATAACATAGGAGGTACGTGGTCAGACAAGACATCTACACACGTCGGTGGTACTCTAGAATCAATAGTTAACCAAGCAACACACAAACTGCCTTTACCACTTACACCAATCATAGGTTTATGTGAATATGACGATGACCTCGTCCCATTCATCAACCCTAACACGATCCACAAAACCTCGGACCCAACCCCAGTATCCATGGCACCGATGGATGCCCTAGTTCCTACAACGAGCACACCTGGCAAGACCGCCACAGCCAGCAAGGCCATAAATGGGTGCTCCACGCGCGTGGGGTCCTGCAGCGTGGCAGGAATTAGTGTACCGGGGCACTCGGATTGGAGCGTGAGCGTATCAGGGAGTGACAAGTGGCGTGGCTCGAAAAGAGGGCCAGATGACACGTGTGAGCAATTAAGGAGTATGACAAACAATGAAATGACATCCACATCGTTAGGGGTGTCTTTGGATAATACTACTACTAGGACAGTTACATTTGATGATCGAGAACATGATTCTGTTTGTCATAGCAAACCTCAG AAAGACAAAGTTGACGATGAGGATAATCAGACGAAAAAAGCAACTTCTTCAGCAAAAAGAAGTAGGGCTGCTGCTGTTCATAATCAGTCCGAAAGA AAAAGAAGAGATAAAATCAATCAAAGGATGAAAACATTACAAAAGTTGGTTCCCAATGCAAATAAG GTGGACAAAGCTTCAATGCTAGATGAAGTGATAGACTACATGAAGCAACTCCAATCTCAAATTCAAGTGTTTAATACGATGCGTTTACCACAAATGATGATGCCGCTAGCgctccaacaacaacaactacaactGTCTCTAATGGCCTCGATGAGCATGCCAATGGGCATGGGAATGGGGATGGGAATGGGAATGGGAATGAACATGGATCAAATGAATATGAACTTGAATCCGATGGGTCTACCTAATATTCCCGGGATGCCTACTCCATCGGTCCTAAATCCGGCTGCCTACATGTCCTTAACCGCTCCTACAGATATGGGAGATCGCGTAGCATCCCAACCTACTAATATGGTGCCAACGGATCCCCTATCAATGTACCTGGCAAGTCAATCCCAT TCTACAACAATGGACGCGTACAATAGGATGACCGCAATGTGCCAACAACTtcagcaacatcaacaacaacaattacaacaacaacaacaacaacaacaacaacaaagcctGAAACACGAAACTAATAACAGATAG